The genomic region CCGACGCAGGCAAGAATTCCGGAACATGCTGTTGGAATCAATATGGTAAAAACGGCGGAAAATGCCGGGATGTCTATCCGCTTTCCGGTGCAGGAGCACCCTGAACTGATGGCAATCCTGCTTATAGACTAAATCAGTGGATTATTTATGGAATTCAAGCTGAAACCTGCTGATCGCGTGGAAATCACCGTTCTGGTCGATAACTACATCGATATCTTTGTACCGCCCGCAACCCCTGTCGATCGGAGGTTGCTTTTCGATCCGCATCGTGAAATCATAGCCGAACATGGATTTTCCTGCCTTGTAAGGATATTTTCCGGTAAAGAGGAGCACACTGTTCTCCTTGATGCTGGTTTGTCCCGTGAATGCATGGCGTGGAATGCTCGTCAGCTTGGCATCTCCCTGCAGTCGGTTGAGGCCGTTGTTTTAAGCCACGGGCACTTTGATCATACAGGTGGTCTTTACGATTTTTTCTCCGGTGAAAACGGGAAGATTCCATTTGTTTTCCATCCGGATGCACTGCTGCTTCGCCGGTTTAGCACTCCGAATGGTCCTGTTGAACTGCCGCGGATTGATGCTGAATCACTAAAAAATGCCGGGGCTGAAATGCTTTCAAGAAGTGACCCGTCAAGCCTCGCAGACGGTTATATGTTTGTAACGGGCGAGGTGGAAAGAACGGTTGAATTCGAGACGGGGATGCCGGGAATGGAGATAAAAAGGGATGATACATGGATGCCTGACCTGATTTTGGATGATCAGGCAATTGTTATACATATAAAAGGAAGGGGTCTTATTATCATAAGTGGCTGTGCTCATGCCGGAATAGTGAATACTGTTGAATACGCTAAAAAAATCACCGGCGTTCGTAGTGTCTGTGCAGTGATGGGTGGGTTCCATCTTACTGGACAGGTCTTTGAACCAAGAATCAAGCCGACGATAGACGCGATGAAGGCAGCCAATCCTGATTATATAATCCCTATGCATTGCACAGGCTGGAAAGCGATTAACAGTTTTATGGCTTCAATGCCGGAGAAATGCATCTTAAACACAGTCGGGACAACCTATGTGTTCTGAATTTCAAAATCTCAACGGCATTTTTTATGGAATGTTGCCGTTCTGAAGAGTCTCCCAAAAATGACTGAGTAAAGCAGGCAGCGCTCGGATTCAAATAGGGACTATTGGGATACCTAAATGGTGATCCCCAATATATCATCAGAATAACAATATTTTTGGCGCGTTTTTCTCTTCTTTCTAAGTCAGCCTGATTATTCTGAGACGGTCTATTTTATTTTGTGGCACGCCATAATCAAATTATTTGTACAGTAATGTATATATGTGTACAACACACAACACTTATTGTGAATCATGACAAAAATCAACTACAACAGGATTGTGATGCCGGTGGAATGGATACTGGTATAACCCAGGAAATCGGTCAGAACTCGTTTTTCCCATCATTAGATGAGTTAAAATGTATCAATAAGACCTTATCGGCTCATACGCTGATTCCCGTCTACCATACCTTTGCTGATCCAGGTATTTCACCAGCATCTGCTTATGAGGTACTCAGAGAAAAATATGGTTTTCTGCTCGAATCAATAGAAGGAAACGAACGAAATGCACGATACTCAGTTATAGGGACTGGTCTTCTGATGCATATCACTGCCGATCCCGACCTTCACATAACTGGAAAATACAATCCAGCCGAGAAGTTCGAAGGTCGAAATGTGTCAGCGGAATCATTCAACGAATTTTTACGCTGCATCAAGTATCAAAGTCCGGACATCCCTGGATATGCCGGAGGTCTTGCCGGATACTTCTCGTATGATCTGGCGCTCAAGACTCTTGAGGTGCCCGGCATTAAAGAAAAAATGCGGGATTTCCCTCTTGCCGAGTTCATGATGCCGGAAGCATATGTTATATTCGATCACGTTCGGGGGACCATTACCATTCTCAGGTTTTTGTTCGGAGAAGATCCCAAAGATATCGAATCAGGATACACCGAGGCTCTCCACCTGATCTCCGCAATGGAAAATACTCTCTGCAGAACGGTGTCCCTTCAAAAAGAAGAGAACTGTCTCTCGTTTGGAAAAAAGTTCAATATCGAATCAGAGTATACATCTGATTTCTCGGAAAACGAGTTCGAAGAACTCGTTAGAACTGCAAAAGAGTACATTCTCAACGGGGATATCTTCCAGGTCGTCATCTCCAAACAATGCGCTGTACCCTATGACGGCGATCCCTTCAAGATATATCGGCAGATGAGAAGACTGAATCCAAGTCCCTATATGTATTTCATGGATTTCTCCGACAAACAGGTCATCGGTGCAAGTCCCGAAATGCTGATAAAAGTGGAAGGCCGCGAGGTCACCTCAGTTCCGATTGCTGGGACCAGAAAACGCGGGAAAGATGCACGAGAGGATTCCGAACTCGAAAAGGAACTCTTAGCAGATAAAAAAGAGTGCGCCGAACACCTGATGCTTGTCGATCTTTCGAGAAACGATATTGGTCGTGTCTGCAAATATGGAAGTGTTCGGGTAACCGGGTTCATGTCGGTTGAAAAATTCTCCCATGTTCAGCACATCGTATCAACCGTTGAGGGAATCCTTTTGGACGACCAGACTCCATTTGATGCCTTCATGTCGTGTTTTCCTGCCGGTACCG from Methanocorpusculum sp. harbors:
- the trpE gene encoding anthranilate synthase component I translates to MDTGITQEIGQNSFFPSLDELKCINKTLSAHTLIPVYHTFADPGISPASAYEVLREKYGFLLESIEGNERNARYSVIGTGLLMHITADPDLHITGKYNPAEKFEGRNVSAESFNEFLRCIKYQSPDIPGYAGGLAGYFSYDLALKTLEVPGIKEKMRDFPLAEFMMPEAYVIFDHVRGTITILRFLFGEDPKDIESGYTEALHLISAMENTLCRTVSLQKEENCLSFGKKFNIESEYTSDFSENEFEELVRTAKEYILNGDIFQVVISKQCAVPYDGDPFKIYRQMRRLNPSPYMYFMDFSDKQVIGASPEMLIKVEGREVTSVPIAGTRKRGKDAREDSELEKELLADKKECAEHLMLVDLSRNDIGRVCKYGSVRVTGFMSVEKFSHVQHIVSTVEGILLDDQTPFDAFMSCFPAGTVSGAPKIRAMQIINELEPSSRGLYAGAVGYLGFNGNLDFAILIRTVVVKDKTAYFQSGAGIVADSNPESEFTESENKAASMKAAIESAGESA
- a CDS encoding MBL fold metallo-hydrolase, which translates into the protein MEFKLKPADRVEITVLVDNYIDIFVPPATPVDRRLLFDPHREIIAEHGFSCLVRIFSGKEEHTVLLDAGLSRECMAWNARQLGISLQSVEAVVLSHGHFDHTGGLYDFFSGENGKIPFVFHPDALLLRRFSTPNGPVELPRIDAESLKNAGAEMLSRSDPSSLADGYMFVTGEVERTVEFETGMPGMEIKRDDTWMPDLILDDQAIVIHIKGRGLIIISGCAHAGIVNTVEYAKKITGVRSVCAVMGGFHLTGQVFEPRIKPTIDAMKAANPDYIIPMHCTGWKAINSFMASMPEKCILNTVGTTYVF